One Panicum virgatum strain AP13 chromosome 3N, P.virgatum_v5, whole genome shotgun sequence DNA segment encodes these proteins:
- the LOC120664500 gene encoding serine carboxypeptidase-like 50: MAAPPLPALVLLLVAIPLSAAAVVFPTEALPTKSGYLPISPANASLFFAFYEATQPLAAPASTPLLLWLQGGPGCSGLIGNFFELGPYFVSPDTVSLSRNPFAWNRRFGLLFIDSPLGTGFSTALSPADIPTNQSVVAAHILAALQSFLALEPSFRARPFFITGESYAGKYVPAAGAHILDVNPTLPEALRVNLRGVAIGNGLTHPVAQVATHADAAYFSGLINARQKRELEALQAEAVALTRAERWREAADARGRVLSRLQNMTGLATLYDAAKQRPYRTDPVGAFLNRPEAKAALGARGDAAWEECSDAVGAAMHADVMRSVVPQVESLLRRTRVLLYQGIRDLRDGVVSTEAWLGEVRWDGLAAFLDADRAVWRTRDGDLAGYVQRSGALSHVVVYGAGHLVPADNGRAAQEMIEDWVLQRGPFGRRGCVVAAA; encoded by the coding sequence ATGGCTGCTCCACCGCTCCCtgccctcgtcctcctcctcgtcgccatcCCACTCTCAGCCGCGGCAGTGGTATTCCCCACGGAAGCCCTGCCGACGAAATCGGGCTACCTCCCAATCTCGCCCGCCAACGCCTCGCTCTTCTTCGCCTTCTACGAGGCCACCCAACCGCTAGCCGCGCCGGCCTCCACGCCGCTCCTCCTCTGGCTGCAGGGCGGGCCTGGCTGCTCCGGCCTCATCGGCAACTTCTTCGAGCTCGGCCCCTACTTCGTCAGCCCCGACACCGTCTCCCTCTCGCGCAACCCCTTCGCGTGGAACCGCCGCTTCGGGCTCCTCTTCATCGACAGCCCGCTCGGCACGGGCTTCAGCACCGCGCTGTCCCCCGCCGACATCCCCACCAACCAGTCCGTCGTCGCCGCGCACATCCTTGCCGCGCTGCAGTCGTTCCTCGCCCTGGAGCCCAGCTTCCGCGCGCGGCCGTTCTTCATCACCGGCGAGAGCTACGCCGGCAAGTACGTCCCCGCGGCGGGGGCGCACATCCTGGACGTGAACCCGACGCTGCCGGAGGCGCTTCGGGTCAACCTCCGCGGCGTGGCCATCGGCAACGGGCTCACGCACCCCGTCGCGCAGGTGGCCACGCACGCGGACGCGGCCTACTTCTCGGGCCTCATCAACGCGCGGCAGAAGCGGGAGCTGGAGGCGCTgcaggcggaggcggtggcgctgaCGCGCGCGGAGCGGTggcgcgaggcggcggacgCGCGGGGCCGGGTGCTGTCGCGGCTGCAGAACATGACCGGCCTGGCCACGCTGTACGACGCGGCGAAGCAGCGGCCGTACCGGACGGACCCCGTGGGCGCGTTCCTGAACCGGCCGGAGGCCAAGGCGGCGCTGGGCGCGCGCGGGGACGCGGCGTGGGAGGAGTGCAGCGACGCGGTGGGCGCGGCGATGCACGCGGACGTGATGAGGAGCGTGGTGCCGCAGGTGGAGTCGCTGCTGCGGCGCACGCGCGTGCTGCTGTACCAGGGCATCCGCGACCTCAGGGACGGCGTCGTGTCCACGGAGGCGTGGCTCGGCGAGGTGCGCTGGGACGGGCTGGCCGCCTTCCTCGACGCCGACCGCGCCGTGTGGCGGACGCGCGACGGGGACCTCGCGGGGTACGTGCAGCGCTCCGGCGCGCTCTCGCACGTGGTGGTGTACGGGGCCGGGCACCTGGTGCCGGCGGAcaacggccgcgccgcgcaggaGATGATCGAGGACTGGGTGCTGCAGCGGGGGCCGTTCGGGCGCCGCGGTTGCGTCGTGGCGGCGGCATGA
- the LOC120664501 gene encoding G-rich sequence factor 1-like isoform X2 produces MMEPGPPYFGAMGSNAGGASGGFYQPFNSNLAGAGVSTGIQNFPGVRLRGLPFDCNEVDICKFFAGLEILDCLLVNKNGRFTGEAFVVFTGSMPAEFALHRNRQNMGRRYVEVFRCKKQEYYCAIANEVNQGGCFEPEYRRSPPPPRPKKPAEDKGSMEYTEVLKLRGLPYSATTEDIIKFFLEYELTEENVHIAYRSDGKATGEAFVEFPTAEVAKTAMCKDKMTIGTRYVELFPSTPEEASRAKSRGRQ; encoded by the coding sequence ATGATGGAACCAGGCCCTCCCTATTTTGGGGCTATGGGCAGCAACGCTGGTGGTGCCAGCGGTGGCTTCTACCAGCCCTTCAACAGCAACTTAGCTGGTGCGGGGGTTAGCACTGGCATCCAAAACTTTCCAGGTGTCCGGCTGCGAGGACTCCCTTTTGATTGCAATGAAGTTGACATCTGCAAGTTCTTTGCGGGGCTGGAAATTCTGGATTGCCTCCTGGTTAACAAGAATGGCCGCTTTACTGGTGAGGCTTTTGTGGTATTCACGGGATCCATGCCAGCAGAATTTGCACTGCATCGCAACAGGCAGAACATGGGCCGGAGATATGTTGAGGTGTTCAGATGCAAGAAGCAGGAGTACTACTGTGCAATAGCCAACGAAGTGAACCAAGGTGGGTGCTTCGAGCCTGAGTACCGCCGCTCCCCACCACCTCCAAGGCCGAAGAAGCCGGCTGAAGACAAAGGCAGCATGGAGTACACTGAGGTGCTGAAGCTACGTGGGCTTCCCTACTCTGCCACCACCGAGGACATCATCAAGTTCTTCCTGGAATATGAGCTGACAGAGGAGAATGTGCATATTGCGTACCGCTCTGATGGGAAGGCTACCGGTGAAGCCTTTGTAGAGTTTCCCACAGCTGAAGTTGCAAAGACGGCTATGTGCAAGGATAAGATGACCATCGGGACAAGATATGTGGAGCTGTTCCCATCAACCCCAGAGGAGGCCAGCAGGGCGAAATCTCGAGGCAGGCAATGA
- the LOC120664497 gene encoding uncharacterized protein LOC120664497, translated as MASAQARASVNWEDIKLRTLEKLQELLHFHPDVTCSLRMRELQCTPTASEITPLGLPSSQQTNQPGDSGMKHSRPCDAHFPESFEQAFDSQKGAKRLRTTGEFADEVSRI; from the exons ATGGCCTCTGCACAAGCCAG GGCATCCGTGAACTGGGAGGACATAAAGCTCAGAACCTTGGAGAAACTGCAGGAGTTGCTTCATTTTCATCCTGACGTCACATGCAGCTTACGAATGCGAGAGCTGCAGTGCACACCCACGGCATCAGAAATAACCCCCCTTGG GCTTCCCTCCAGTCAGCAAACAAATCAGCCCGGTGACTCAG GTATGAAGCATTCAAGACCTTGTGATGCACATTTTCCCGAAAGTTTTGAGCAAGCTTTTGATTCACAAAAGGGTGCAAAGAGGCTACGGACAACTGGAGAGTTCGCTGATGAAGTAAGTCGTATCTGA
- the LOC120664501 gene encoding G-rich sequence factor 1-like isoform X1, which yields MNTPPSRSRAMMGGWGVSDGYEGSKRPRMMMESNPYFAVNAGSPLDVSKRARMMEPGPPYFGAMGSNAGGASGGFYQPFNSNLAGAGVSTGIQNFPGVRLRGLPFDCNEVDICKFFAGLEILDCLLVNKNGRFTGEAFVVFTGSMPAEFALHRNRQNMGRRYVEVFRCKKQEYYCAIANEVNQGGCFEPEYRRSPPPPRPKKPAEDKGSMEYTEVLKLRGLPYSATTEDIIKFFLEYELTEENVHIAYRSDGKATGEAFVEFPTAEVAKTAMCKDKMTIGTRYVELFPSTPEEASRAKSRGRQ from the exons ATGAACACGCCGCCGTCCAGATCCAG GGCAATGATGGGAGGCTGGGGGGTTTCGGATGGGTACGAGGGATCAAAGAGGCCACGAATGATGATGGAATCGAATCCCTACTTCGCAGTGAACGCAGGGAGTCCATTGGATGTCTCAAAGAGGGCCAGGATGATGGAACCAGGCCCTCCCTATTTTGGGGCTATGGGCAGCAACGCTGGTGGTGCCAGCGGTGGCTTCTACCAGCCCTTCAACAGCAACTTAGCTGGTGCGGGGGTTAGCACTGGCATCCAAAACTTTCCAGGTGTCCGGCTGCGAGGACTCCCTTTTGATTGCAATGAAGTTGACATCTGCAAGTTCTTTGCGGGGCTGGAAATTCTGGATTGCCTCCTGGTTAACAAGAATGGCCGCTTTACTGGTGAGGCTTTTGTGGTATTCACGGGATCCATGCCAGCAGAATTTGCACTGCATCGCAACAGGCAGAACATGGGCCGGAGATATGTTGAGGTGTTCAGATGCAAGAAGCAGGAGTACTACTGTGCAATAGCCAACGAAGTGAACCAAGGTGGGTGCTTCGAGCCTGAGTACCGCCGCTCCCCACCACCTCCAAGGCCGAAGAAGCCGGCTGAAGACAAAGGCAGCATGGAGTACACTGAGGTGCTGAAGCTACGTGGGCTTCCCTACTCTGCCACCACCGAGGACATCATCAAGTTCTTCCTGGAATATGAGCTGACAGAGGAGAATGTGCATATTGCGTACCGCTCTGATGGGAAGGCTACCGGTGAAGCCTTTGTAGAGTTTCCCACAGCTGAAGTTGCAAAGACGGCTATGTGCAAGGATAAGATGACCATCGGGACAAGATATGTGGAGCTGTTCCCATCAACCCCAGAGGAGGCCAGCAGGGCGAAATCTCGAGGCAGGCAATGA